A single genomic interval of Desulfobaccales bacterium harbors:
- a CDS encoding DUF6788 family protein, whose product MDLSSLRSHVLDLAKDRSDLEARLLMHEQFTKGSLVYLRTRCGKPNCRCRKSKRHRHGPRLYLSVSRDGRQRMVYVPKALMEQTRRLVEQARSFRAARKKWRSINQDLWNIFMKMERLKTRPMPHEPKRKGR is encoded by the coding sequence ATGGACCTCAGCAGCCTCCGCTCCCACGTGCTGGACTTGGCCAAGGATCGCTCGGACTTGGAGGCCAGGCTTCTTATGCATGAGCAATTCACCAAGGGCTCCCTGGTCTATCTGCGTACGCGCTGCGGAAAGCCGAACTGCCGCTGCCGGAAATCCAAAAGGCATCGGCATGGCCCCCGGCTTTACCTTTCTGTCAGCCGCGATGGGAGGCAGCGGATGGTCTATGTCCCCAAGGCCCTGATGGAACAGACCCGGAGGTTGGTCGAACAGGCGCGCTCCTTCAGGGCGGCCCGGAAGAAATGGCGGAGTATCAACCAGGATCTGTGGAACATCTTCATGAAGATGGAACGGTTGAAGACGCGACCCATGCCCCATGAGCCGAAGAGAAAAGGCCGCTAA